In Debaryomyces hansenii CBS767 chromosome A complete sequence, a genomic segment contains:
- a CDS encoding DEHA2D02024p (some similarities with CA0388|IPF14468 Candida albicans), with translation MDAVSHHNKAHSMTPGLSSETISTTTVLPPTSIRDITALIFILLALPQSVSCIILTTYILSGSTKFLGGKLIVKQLLRRNRYHDDFYSGRSDNYEFSRKNLNYKSKLIGSALQAFSINAIILLTIHYFFPKRWLQYLSIFAKSIIASELIGSSTTNSTTITSITSTTTTNTTTTTTINNKKINPNNRIPSENNYFNNHIWNAIICFITVLYISYIMQNWILLIDMNQVHYLFSNIAYDIRSFIKHPILIFNLTTHTNLLSQLFRTISPFLLTSRIFDNSKHPSKHSNINVQYFLNGGHYIDPSVSHNWPYNIIMHLLTYNFKLNDTSLIIVSKSLTTLSMIINYVYLVLCIHVIILTISPILKKTFLLKRYSKTLDHLSNLTPNVPIDFKRNYLSKNILASNSTANVPVVSSNEVSSTFDNLPIVVNVEEPKNDILEVEISSSISNSSPCAKNESLSKSNFSSAAAENFQTFCITPFTNKLPNSNFTLKSHKLVNLTDHSATKSQKQVQAQAQSQSQAQTPAPNSTTIIDKNLINVTSTQPFWAVLAACKAMFKKPSLFAGDTTKCKNNGGKFITSANYSFETVFSTVFIDDTRVVFKVLEVENFEKIVTDLKGLRVKVNDVRWAHMDIYEGLIENDKVLFICVYGLTPLFQYEIDLYEKGKDEGLLAHFIVNTVSSSSKAILNKSPEITSLMTLQSSLLSTIDNLNQFKIKFKRLKKEENKKISDAKKDIDNLKNKISKYSHKQSNDGRISGKLKGLQHSVIQLENEIRDLKNELQSSDSLQQESESNFKVEETKLLNEIDKLNQFINEYESSMNEYRSKLKNIESEKSQFLTKQNKLIAKKEARNEELQKLSNDIKYLKKTGIIGKLHKRNKKVQDKYDVILPKVINATEDLQKDFEEFLLSGNTISRDEMISNSE, from the coding sequence atGGATGCAGTTAGCCATCATAATAAAGCGCATTCCATGACTCCAGGCTTGCTGTCTGAAACtatttcaacaacaacagtATTGCCTCCTACCTCAATAAGAGATATCACGgcattaatatttattttactAGCATTACCCCAATCAGTTTCTTGTATAATATTAACAacatatattttatctGGGAGTACCAAATTCCTTGGTGGGAAGCTAATTGTTAAACAGTTGTTACGGAGAAATCGATATCATGATGACTTCTATAGTGGGAGATCTGATAACTATGAATTTTCCCGGAAGAACTTGAACTACAAGTCAAAATTGATTGGTTCAGCATTACAGGCATTTTCTATAAATGCAATCATCTTATTAActattcattattttttccCTAAAAGATGGCTTCAGTATTTATCCATATTTGCCAAATCAATTATAGCCTCCGAGTTAATTGGATCTTCAACAACTAACTCAACGACCATTACATCTATCACTTCAACAACTACAACCAACACTACTACTACGACTAccataaataataaaaagataaatccaaataataGAATTCCATCTGAAAACAACTATTTCAATAATCATATCTGGAATGCAATTATTTGCTTCATTACAGTCCTTTATATTAGTTACATAATGCAGAACTGGATATTACTTATAGATATGAATCAAGTTCATTACTTGTTTTCGAATATCGCCTATGATATAAGACTGTTTATTAAGCATCCCatattgatattcaatCTTACTACCCatacaaatttattatccCAGCTTTTCCGTACAATTTCACCATTTTTATTGACTTCACGAATTTTCgataattcaaaacatCCATCCAAACATAGTAATATTAACGTACAGTACTTCTTAAATGGTGGTCATTACATAGATCCATCGGTTAGTCATAACTGGCCatacaatattatcatGCATTTATTGACGTACAATTTTAAGTTGAATGATACTTCACTTATTATTGTATCAAAAAGCTTGACAACTCTTTCGATGATAATAAACTATGTTTATTTAGTCCTATGCATCCATGTCATTATCTTGACTATTTCCCccattttgaagaaaacatTTTTACTAAAACGTTATTCCAAGACGTTAGAccatttatcaaatttaacTCCTAATGTACCAATTGACTTTAAGAGAAATTATTTGTCGAAAAATATACTTGCTTCAAACTCTACGGCAAACGTACCTGTTGTATCATCAAATGAAGTTTCATCGACTTTCGATAATTTACCGATAGTTGTAAATGTTGAGGAACCTAAGAATGATATACTTGAGGTAGAAATATCTAGTTCTATCTCGAACTCATCACCTTGTGCTAAAAATGAAAGCTTatctaaatcaaatttttcgTCCGCTGCTGCAGAGAATTTTCAAACGTTCTGTATTACTCCTTTTACGAATAAATTACCAAACTCCAATTTTACTCTCAAGTCACATAAATTGGTAAATCTAACTGATCATTCTGCGACTAAATCCCAAAAACAGGTTCAGGCTCAGGCTCAATCCCAAAGCCAAGCTCAAACCCCGGCACCAAATTCCACAACCATAATCGATAAAAACCTAATTAATGTGACATCGACCCAACCATTTTGGGCTGTTCTTGCTGCATGTAAAGCAATGTTTAAAAAGCCAAGTTTATTTGCTGGTGATACTACCAAATGTAAAAATAACGGTGGCAAATTTATCACATCAGCAAATTATTCGTTCGAAACAGTGTTTTCGACTgtttttattgatgatacCAGAGTTGTTTTTAAAGTATTAGAggttgaaaattttgaaaaaattgtgACTGATTTGAAGGGACTCAGAGTAAAGGTCAATGATGTTCGGTGGGCTCATATGGATATTTATGAGGgattaattgaaaatgataaagtGCTTTTTATTTGTGTGTATGGTTTAACCCCGTTATTTCAGTATGAAATTGATCTTTATGAAAAGGGTAAGGACGAAGGCTTATTAGCACattttattgttaataCTGTTTCCTCTAGTTCCAAAGCtatattgaacaaatctCCTGAAATTACATCGTTGATGACCTTGCAGTCTAGTTTGTTGTCTACAATAGacaatttgaatcaattcaaaatcaagtTTAAGAgattaaagaaagaagaaaataagaaaatatctGATGCAAAAAAGGatatagataatttaaaaaataaaatatcgAAATACAGCCACAAGCAATCTAATGATGGAAGAATATCTGGTAAATTAAAAGGTTTGCAGCATTCTGTTATtcaattagaaaatgaaataagGGATTTAAAAAACGAGTTGCAAAGTTCTGACTCGTTACAGCAAGAAAGTGAATCGAATTTCAAAGTTGAAGAGACTAAATTGCTTAATGAGATTGacaaattgaatcaattcattaatgaatacGAGTCTTCCATGAATGAATATAgatcaaaattgaaaaatatagaGTCTGAAAAACTGCAATTTTTAACAAAGCAGAATAAACTAATTGCTAAAAAGGAAGCGCGAAATGAAGAGTTGCAGAAGCTTTCTAACGATATTAAGTACTTAAAAAAGACTGGCATTATTGGCAAGCTTCAtaaaagaaacaaaaaggTTCAAGACAAATATGACGTTATTTTACCAAAGGTAATAAATGCAACAGAGGATTTACAAAAGGATTTTGAGGAATTCTTGTTGAGTGGTAATACGATCAGTAGGGATGaaatgatttcaaataGTGAATAA
- a CDS encoding DEHA2D02046p (some similarities with CA0815|IPF16231 Candida albicans) has translation MTKACINHPLLSNPVKWLRNNKYHSPEFYTKSYYDTNSINSNPFAQALTETRMDGSRIRYPKGQMVQIVVDSYQESSSIGTSESSEDKNYFLMPLINKPEQNSALFPSHYILKNQHYIDYIVKTNQWRRYVPQKFRFKNDKVLGAKVNILPDITKTIPHIYERNILKLMPETRTTDYKKGQAQENGLVLTFSGTSNEPAISFDNNLPIINMNRIISNKNEIKSQNGELFVSFDENADLCFNLFSLADYYS, from the coding sequence ATGACAAAAGCATGCATTAACCATCCATTACTTAGCAATCCTGTAAAATGGTTAAGAAATAACAAATATCACTCACCTGAGTTTTATACTAAATCATATTATGATACTAATTCAATTAACTCAAATCCCTTTGCTCAAGCACTAACAGAGACTAGAATGGATGGTTCAAGAATCCGATATCCTAAAGGTCAAATGGTACAAATAGTGGTGGATTCATATCAAGAATCAAGTTCCATAGGTACTTCAGAATCTTCTGAAGATAAGAACTATTTTCTTATGCCGTTGATTAATAAACCAGAACAAAACTCGGCACTTTTTCCATCGCATTacatattgaaaaatcagCATTACATTGATTATATTGTGAAAACAAATCAATGGAGGAGGTACGTGCCTCAGAAATTCAGGTTCAAAAATGACAAAGTCCTAGGGGCCAAAGTTAACATCCTACCAGATATTACTAAGACTATTCCTCACATTTATGAACGAAATATCCTCAAGCTAATGCCAGAGACGAGAACTACTGATTATAAAAAAGGCCAGGCTCAGGAAAATGGTCTTGTTTTAACTTTTTCCGGAACTTCAAATGAACCAGCTATCTCCtttgataataatcttCCTATAATTAACATGAATAGGATTATATCAAACAAGAACGAAATAAAATCCCAAAACGGAGAgttatttgtttctttcGATGAAAATGCTGATTTGTGTTTTAACCTATTTTCATTAGCAGATTATTATAGCTGA
- a CDS encoding DEHA2D02068p (similar to CA0814|IPF16233 Candida albicans): MLCISLKYFVPLIIFLSVVDGIPIGAKREMVTIYKTFVETITIDATTQNPEVYIPSSTNRRSSSETSRSYSKKSTLMSSSTTVATSLAASKTSHYSTKSSTSKSRSKTSSSPSVPTSIYTKDIPNDAFENTLNEMWDRFWSSENNQWNDDDSICDTNQFSEPVVWDQAVIGKAITNSKNTERIDKTAEAIYKYKNKALGVYSATTAGDDDIYNDDNAQLVWVFVDGYKATGNEKHLEAAKEVMQFLMTQWNSQGKGGVIWKYKADYIASISTVEAALAAIRLYTITSDTDLLKFTEDCMDFMFEYFQDTDKLFFDGLNKNNYDDINKGKLSYTAGCALSTLAYLSKYSSKSNWKSKAIEIGKAAMNQKGALYNGNSIWNNQLKYVHLLYAGYVDLLTLTDWDSEYTDFKLELLRQGSLMIEFLQDPDDKSLYFGSATGATKKMFQKYEVAFKEDNVFEENNDIYCNGNVNKPTKKSLMNNGSAAQILYEVSRIS, translated from the coding sequence ATGCTTTGTATTAGCTTAAAATATTTCGTtcctttaataatttttttgtcTGTCGTAGATGGAATTCCAATAGGTGCCAAAAGAGAAATGGTAACCATCTATAAAACTTTCGTTGAGACTATAACAATAGATGCAACCACCCAAAATCCAGAGGTTTACATTCCTCTGAGTACTAATAGAAGGAGCTCATCTGAAACTCTGAGAAGTTACTCAAAAAAAAGTACTCTAATGAGTTCAAGTACAACCGTTGCAACATCTTTGGCTGCGAGCAAAACTTCGcattattcaacaaaaagTTCAACACTGAAGTCTCGCAGCAAAACGTCATCATCACCAAGTGTACCTACAAGCATTTATACAAAAGATATTCCAAATGATGCTTTCGAAAACACTTTAAATGAAATGTGGGATAGATTCTGGCTGTCTGAAAACAATCAATGGAATGATGATGACTCAATTTGTGATACTAATCAGTTCTCTGAGCCAGTCGTCTGGGATCAAGCTGTTATAGGGAAAGCCATAACTAATTCAAAGAATACAGAAAGGATTGACAAAACTGCAGAAGCAATCTACAAATATAAGAATAAAGCACTTGGTGTTTATTCGGCAACAACTGCAGgagatgatgatatttataaCGATGATAATGCGCAGTTGGTTTGGGTATTTGTTGATGGATACAAAGCTACTGGAAACGAAAAGCATTTGGAGGCCGCAAAAGAGGTAATGCAGTTCCTCATGACTCAGTGGAATAGTCAAGGCAAAGGTGGTGTAATTTGGAAATACAAGGCAGATTACATTGCTTCGATATCGACGGTAGAAGCCGCATTGGCCGCAATTCGATTATATACCATTACTTCCGATACTGATTTGTTAAAGTTCACCGAAGACTGCATGGATTTTATGTTTGAATACTTTCAGGATACCGATAAGCTATTCTTTGATGGCTTAAATAAGAACAATTACGATGATATTAACAAAGGTAAATTGTCATACACAGCTGGTTGTGCGCTAAGTACTTTGGCATATCTAAGTAAGTACAGCTCTAAAAGCAATTGGAAATCCAAGGCAATTGAAATAGGTAAGGCAGCGATGAACCAGAAAGGTGCTTTGTATAATGGAAATTCAATCTGGAATAACCAATTGAAGTATGTTCACTTACTATACGCCGGGTACGTGGATTTGTTAACGTTAACCGATTGGGACTCTGAGTACACCGACTTCAAACTAGAATTACTTAGACAAGGCTCACTAATGATTGAATTTTTACAAGACCCTGACGATAAGTCGTTATATTTTGGTCTGGCAACAGGAGCTACAAAAAAAATGtttcaaaaatatgaagTGGCATTTAAAGAGGATAATGTCTTCGAAGAGAACAACGACATTTACTGCAATGGAAATGT